GTCGGCACGCTGTGGCCGAAGTCCTGGCTGGGGACCACACTCAGGCCCGAGCTGGAAGCAGCGCTCCCCGTTTCTGAGGCCAGCCTCCGAGACAGGCAGCACCACATCCTTCTGCAGAGGTCAGCTGGAGGATCAGCTACCCTGCAAGGTTTAACTGTGGCTGCAGCTGCCCAAGTTACAAACCCAAGCGACATCTCCTGAGGTCATGACAGcaaactgcccccccccccccccccccagccccgtttTGAACTAAGGGCTCTTGCTCAAGGTCTCGCAAGTTGTCTGCTTTTGAACCTTTGAATACTTGAAACTTTTCCCCACAGAACTTCCAGTTGTTTCCCCACCATGTAGGAAAGTTTGTATAGGTAGTTGTTGCTACTAAGGAATCATCATCCTCACTGGATTACATGTAATTTATTTGAGATCACTTTCCTGTAGATAcccaggagaaaagaaatagaaccACCTTTGGATTACTTTTCCTAGACAGGACTTTCAGAGGAACAACTCCCTTGATACCAGCTCTAACACAGATATTTCTCAATTCTGGGAAAGCTACTGTCACCTAgaagcacagcagcctgcagccaggGTTAACCAGGGCAGTGGAAGAGAAAGCCTGCAGAAAAATCCCTCAACGGGTTTTCCACATTTCACACATGACTGGGGTCTAATGGAAGACAGTCCCCCTGTGCACTGTTGTGATGGGTGGCATACTAGACGTATGCTTACAAGGACAGATGCTCTCCAGCACATACAATGCCAGCGATGAGTCCATTTTCAGCAGTTACTTTCAGAGAACCATTCTTTCATCACATCCTCTCGTGCTGACAGTGCGTTTCGCCCCCACTTCAGTGACTTGGGCAACTGACACAGACATGAAAGTCTTCCTAGCAATGAAACCACTTGCCCCACCTTTCTCCTGCACTCAGGAGAGCAGATCCGGCTCAGGCTGGGAAATCACAGCTCACCATCAGTGCCCTCCTTGCGACCTCTTTCACCATCCACCTACTTTGCATTTAGAGCTAATCACTCAGTAAACCCAAGCTATCTCCACCTTGGAGGGAGCAGAGAACAGGGGATGTATTTGAACCCAAGCTTTACAGCAGACCCCATGGAAGCTGGATAAACTGTTCCCACTCTGCACATTCTCTTCCAGAGGCACAGATTAAGGTGGATGGACTGCTGGGTCTTCTCCATCTATAAGTACAAGCCAAAGGCATCACTTCCTTGACAAAGTTGCAGACACTTTCCCTTCTCCTAACAGAGACAGAACAGAGGCACAGTGTTAGCAGTAAGGCTGCACCCAGTCCCAAAAGTGTCCCGGTATTTAGTCATGGAAGGACACAAAAAGCAGCGAGCAGCATTTTCAGGTATGCCAAAACTGAATCTCACTATGAGCCTGACTGATTTCAGCCTACTAGCCCTCTTCAAAAATCCTGCACAGCCTGTGATGAACGTTGCCTTTTGCCGGCTGTCAGACTCCAGAGAGGAGCTGTACTGAAGGCAGTCTGCAAACAATCAGATCCAGTTAAGATTCAGCCGTTGGAAGAGGACAGGTGCCCCTTATGCCCACATTGCTGCAGCCACGTGAGATGCAGCAGTAAGGCAAGTAATAGCTGTCTGGACAATTCTTCAGTCAAACTTAATAGGGCCAAGGAGAAAGTCTTCCAGACGTGCCACCTAGACATTCTCCAAGCAGCCCTTCTATAGCACGTTTCTGCAGCAGCGGATTAACGATGACTTTGGCTGGGAGCTTCAGTCACCTCTGTGAAGCAGCCTGGGCTGTAGATAAAGGCAGGGCACAATCCACAGCCCTTCCTGGGGGGCTGTGCAGAGGTATGTGCTACTGATTCCAAAGGATTAAACTCAGCCTCCTCTTAACATCTATACTTAAAAGAATCTTCTTTATCTAAACGGATTCATTACGAACACTATAAACCACACATGCAAAGCCACTCACACTACAAGATGCACTGTGTGACCCTCTGCCTGGCAGAGGAAGGGGAGTGTCAGGGGAGCACCGGGCTGCTCCTCACACAGACCGCCGTGCAGGGAAGACCCTGCCCTGAAGGAACACGAGCCACTGTCTGCCCACGAGCCACTGTCTGCCCACGCACCCGACAGGCACTGAGCTGAGGTAGCACGGGACACCCTGGCTTCTCCACCAACTAGAAGAGGCATGCACAGGTCACCAGGGCCAGAGGAGCTTTTCCTTTGCGTGACCAGCACAAAGGAAACTATTTGAACGCAGCCTTGAGCTTGAGGATTAGCTGTAATAGTGGTGCAATGTCCCTGAAGTCAGCCAGTCCAAAGAAGCAGGTTGGAAaaggctggaaaagcagcaaggccTCTCACCCCCCTCACTGGACTTGATCTACATGCAGAATTCCAAGAGATGAAATAGCAGCACTTAAACCCTCTGTGCAGGACCTGCTCTGGTGTTGGCTTTACGCAAAGTCTGCGCATGTAGCGGAACTGCAGGTTGAAACACAAATTTTACATGGGCAGTATAAAGACCCCATGGCTGTGGCACAAACACCCTGAGCATGAACCAGTTGCTCTGGTTAAGAGGAGGTTTGTGACAAACCTGCAATGCTGTCTGACATTTCCAAAGCTTTGATCGTGATTGCAGCATTCACAATCTGAtcagagaaaacacagctgcCCATGGCTCCTGGAAGCACTCACTCCTTGGCCCAGGGCAAGAAATGCCATTATCAGCACAAGGTCCAGGCAGCAATTCCAAATCCAGGCCTACTCTGCAGGCAAACCTCAGACACCTGTAATGGCAAGGGTGGGTATTTTACAAGGATAGGGCTATTATTGCCAAAATGCCAGGAAGAAGCAGCATAGCTCCTCTCTGGCCATATTAGAAAGAGCTGTACTGACACAACTGTATCCACACCGGGACACAGGCTGCATAGGCAGAACAAAGCTTGTGCAGCCTGCCTTCCCCAAAGGCAGGGCCTTTCCAAGGAAGGGCAGACTTGCTGTTTGGTCTGCATAACAATGCTTCAAGTGAGAAACTCCAGGCTAGCAGAAACCCTGAATTCCTAAGCTCATGGCCGTCTCCCAGCTGATAGTCAGAAAGACAAAGGGAACAAACTTCGTAAACTCTTCACCCTCCCTTCCCACTGCAGGTAAGAAGCTGGTGCTAAGCACCACACACAGGACCCTATGGCTCTCCCCTGCTCGCTCATGACGTTTCCTTTGCTCTGAACTGCAGTTTCCATCCTTAATGTGTTCCAAACCCCTCCTGTTCTTTCTGTAAGAACTAAGATTTGCTCTGCCATCAAATATCTTtatgtgtggtggttttttaatCAATGGACCATATGCCAAATATGGTGCAGAAGTATCCCCCTGCTTCACCTCAGAGCAACAGGTCACTTGCGTAACATCCAGGGTTGCACAGACCCTGTGATGAGATCAAAGCTGACAGGGGAAGGTGGAGTTCACATAGCTGGTTGCCACACCATTTGGTCAGTCAGTTTCCACCCAACAGCCTAATTTAAAGAATAGTGCCAAACTGGAACAGGAATGAACACACAGCTGCAGGTTTAAAAGAGAGCACCCTACTATTTGCAAAGACTGTATTCGCCTTAGATAGAGAATAAATGCGCTCTGTGACACAGACTGCCCTCGCTCAGGAGCACCAGAGAAAGGAGTCTGGCCATATTCCAGGCATGTCATAACCAATTAGGAGTTTGATGAGCTGTGGGGGCAACGAGCCCCTCGGCatcagcagagggaaagacGTCCTGCTGGTTTATTTGCGTGCTTTCAAGGGTACCCCTTCCGACGCTGCTGCCCTGCCCAGGCACGCCACAGCCGAAAGGGACATGGCCCGGCCCCCCCCACGGCCCGCACACCCCCCCTCCCACGGCCCACTCCGCCCCGGCGCCACCTGCCGGCCACGGGAGGGCCGAGGGCGGGTGGGTCcgcagcagctggagcagcagccgctgcccccCGGCATCACGGCCGTCCCGGCCCGGCACTTACCGCTCGCCCCTCAGATGAGCTGCACCGCTCCTGAGGCCACCAGCGGGGCAATGGTCTTGTACCGGATCAGATGCTGCGAGTCCTCCTCCAGGTCGATGGTGTACTCTCTGCCAGAGATGGATGTCAAGTTAAACGGCCTCCCCTGCTTTGCTGTAACCCGCGACGCTTTTGTGGAACGAGCTTATTTTTGTGCACCACACGGGGAAGCGCCCGCCTACCTCTGCTCATCCGTCTCTGGCTCGACCAGGATGTTCTCCTGCCGCTCCAACACCCTCAGGAACACAAAGGAGTCCAGGTTGGGCTTCGGAACTGCAAACAACAGATTCGGAGCACAAGCTTAGCTCTTGCTTATGTTCCTCTGCAGGACACCAAGCTAACAGAGGGGTGGGAGGGACAGCAAACTCATGGCCAGTAAAGTGAACGCTAGACACTTATGATCAGATGTAGCGTGTGCTGCCTCAATGTAAGACAAGACTCGATGGCAGGGGCGAGCACGATCCTCTGACAGCAGCACCAAGAGACAGCAGCATCAAGGCACACACCACACAGCAGAGCAGCGTTATGACACTGTTATCACGTCATCTTTGCTTCTACTGAGCACCAGCTGGAGGACTAGCCCATAACATTTCATGCTCCTCAGAGCTTTCCCCACATCCCTCCTGCTGCAATTTTCAGATTGCCGTGGAGTCTGGATGTACTCACCTGATTTTAGGAGAGACACTTTCTGCAGGTTGGGCGGCATGTGTTTTAGGGCCACGTTTCTCAGATAAGTCTCTGTGTTTGCCATGTACCTGAAACAAACCATTGGAGCATTTACTGGTTTAATCAAATACAAATTTGTGGGGAGAGTACTGACTCAAAACACCAGCAAGTGACACCTCCTGGTTCCACAGGCATGGCCAGAGACAAGCCCAATGGCTTGCCCTGGTAACTGCCTCagagttattttatttcagctcttttcttGTCCATAAGGAAACCTCCTGGTAAAACCCGAGTTCTATAACCTATAAAAAGGGAGGGAGATGCATCCAAAACATACTTACTCTTTAGCAAAAGCAAACTCCTCTGGTGACAGAATGGAAGGGTCCCCTTCGGCTCGAGacttctccttctccaggacATGGGGGAAAAACTTCTCTATCTGATATTGGAACACAATGCTAAAGACTGAAACAGACTTTTCCCAGTATTTCAGTGCCTGCTACCCCCACTCCCCAGAGGCTACCCCTGCAAGCAGCAGTCTACTGCTGTATGGATGTATGCAGCAGCCGCAGGCCTGCCCAAATACCTGCTCCTGAATTAACAGCAATATGGCCAGCTGGGGTCTCCAAGCTGCACAACCATATGTGTACATGGCAGGACCCAGGCAGAACATGCAAGCATTCAATTGTGCCATCCCGGGCTTAGATGAGGTAAGAAAACACTCATAGCAATACTGTGATCCTCCttcaaaacaacacaaaagtGTGTCCaaggaatgaattccttgggTTGGACTTCAGAGGACACAGAGCACGGGCTTTAACTAAGTGCCTTGCTGAAGCAGGAGGCCTTCTATGGGTAAAAATCACCCCTGAAGCCACCCTTTTTCACCCCCTGGGTAGCAGAAGCAAGTATTACCTTTACAAGCCTACACCGCAAGTAGCTGCTGAGCACGTAACGGATCCTTTCAATCTCCATGCGATGAATGCTGACCTTCAAGTCTCCTCTCTTTGCCCGTTTCAGGTTTGCCTCCTGCAAGGAAAGGCAATGAGAAATTAAATGATTGAAATGTCAAACAGAGAGGAAGACAGGTTTTGTACATAGGGCCCAGAAAAACAGACTGCGGCTGCTTTTGGCGACACCAAGCACGCTATTTCCTTGTATGTCCCAGTCCCCCCTCCAAGACAAGCTCAAAAAATGTACTCAGAACAGCCTTATCTCAGGGACAGAGGAGCAGATAATCCTGGCAATCCCAGAGAGACCCATGCATGTATCTGCCAGGCCAGGCAACCAGGGCCTGCCTTTACCACCACCTTAGCCCAGCAGAACCTACCATATGGTCCAGCTGCTCCACAACACACTCGATGATCTCAGGTTtgctctccagcagctctggagcAAACTTCTCATTCAGCCAGGCCTGAAAGAAGACACCACTGTAAGCAGAAGCGAGGAATGCACCTCCTATACTCCCCAGTCCCCAGAGAGGCCAGAAACTcagccctccccacctcctccgGCGAGCCTAGGGACCCGGCCCCCAACCACCCCACATCTGTCCCACAGAGCCCAGCGTTCAGTcacccaccccccgcccccatacctccccagggagcccaggggCCCGACCCTCAGCCGCTCTCCCCAGCCCACACTACCTGCTCCAGGCTGCGGATGAGCTGCGCCGGGGTGAGCACCAGTTCCTCGCCGCCGCCATCCGAATCCCCCTCCGTCCCCTCACCGCTCGCCGCCGCCATCCCGCCACAGCCTCCCGCCAACAGCTGCGGCCCTCCGCGCATGCGCGACCCGCCCCACCGCGCAGGCGCATCTCCCTGCCCAGGCGAGCCCCACTGCGCAGGCGCCCGGCGCCGCCCAGCTTCTTCCCCGCACTGCGCAGGCGCCCGGCGCGGCACCGGTGAGCTCCACTGCGCAGGCGCCCCACCCACCTCAAGAAAATGGCGGCGGCGCTGAGGTGGAGGGAAGCACCACAGCTGCGTGCGGTCAGGAGCCGCGGAAAGCTGctaaaaaaacaaagctatgTTAGCAGCGGACAAAACGGTTGCGGCTTAGGAACTGATCTTGAAGCGATGCTGGCTCTGTTTGTTCACAACCGAGACCCTGCTACCGTAGGAGTCAAAAAATCTCACCGCTAGTGCTACTGTATGCAAAGCAGTGCTATCAAGTATGACACAGacacagtttaagaaaaaatttaCTAATCCATTAGTACTTCTGCCAATATTGCAACAGATGTGAAAGGCAAACACTGTTACAGtttagaaaaaacaagttttatacaattcaaatattaaacaaatctcaaaaaaaaaaatcagtggctgAGTAATAAGCCTGGAATTTCAGATCCAGTATTAGCACCTACAGTACCACCAAAAGCCAAAACACTCGATCTGTTCTGCGTAAGTCTTCTCCTTTTCTAAATTCTTGGAATTCCTTCTACAGTTGGACAATGACACTCAGAACCTAAGCCAGGACATCCTTGCTTTGATAAGGGAAAAGgatgtaagagaaaaatattaagccAGCTTGGTTTGTAGGAACTTTACTTTTGCAGGTATTGCCGAGGAATGTTGATGCATGGGGGATACTAAATAATGCACAGTTCTACTTTTCAATAGGTGTGCCAGCAGAGAGAATTAAGAAACCATCTTACACAACATCTAACAGTTTGTCAAATCAATGTTTTCctataaattatatataataaatccataaagaaacagttttacaCTTCACATATTAATCAGAGTAGGGTAGGAATTGTTATGTTTATTGGTTCAGCATCCATTTCATTGTACTTACTGTTTTATGAATGAATAGACCCCCTCTTCTGGTGAGCATTGACAGATGCAGTAACAGCACAGATACAGCAGTAGAAAAAACACCAGTATTaaagtctggctattcctccccCTTCTAGGAACaaccaaaacattaaaacaagtAACACTTTGCCTTCTGGTTTTCCACGAGAATCAGCACAGGAAACACAAAACGCTCGTTGCCTTGAGTCACTTCTTGCCAGGCAGAGGCACTGTGTATCCCCTCACTCCAATACTGAACTGGAGGGAAGGCCTTGTTTCTGGAAAATTCCCCACTCTGACTTGCAGCTTTCCAAAGCCCGATTGATGTACAGAAGGTTTAAGAACTAGGGAGGAACAGCACTGCACTTACGTGACTAAAACTAGACTTCCGTTGCGCTAAGTGCCCCGTTTCTTTCAGAAGTGTATGTAGCTCTaccacttctgctttttcttgaaaaaaaaaaactaaaaagtgATCTCATTGCTTAAAAGTTTGCCACAAAATGGATGCTGACCAGCCAGGTCACCCCATGTGGAGCAGTTTTAGGAAGTTAGTCCTTGTAGTAGATGGCACTGTGGATctggcagcagagaaaggaatgaTGCTCTAAAGTAGGAGGTAGGGGATACAGCAAGTCCACTGTTGAGCtatctgctggaaaagaaatttcataTCATTAGAAACTATTACTAGATAAGACCAACAAAAGCCTACACAAACCTTTACATAGTTGTATTTTGTTATCTTGGGAGGTAGGTAGCAGGAAAGGTAGGGTTACCACGTGCTGTGGCGAGAGTAGCAGGAACAGAAACCAACACTCTGGATTTCATTTGTTTAACAGGAAATACAGACCTTtagttctttgtttctttctgcgTAACAGGCATAAAGATTTCCAATCTCTTTTCTGTACACATTGCCAACAACCTAGACTTAGACTACCATCCCAGGATCTGCAGAGTACCTAAGACAAAGGAGCCAGTCTAAATTTGatcttttcaaaagcaaagattcAGGAAAGTTCAATAGGTACTTTGGAAACCTAGGGATAGTAATATTGCAGTTCTATACTGCATGCGATTAGCATGATCCTTTATTTTAGCCTCTCTCTTTCAAGTACCCTGAGCACTCTTTTCACTTTGTGACTCTGCCACACAGTATCACAAAAACTAAGTGTGTTTTCAGCAACTTTTTCAAGTTAAAGCTACCAAAAAGCTAGAGGTTGCTGGCCACTGTTAACTGAAAGCATCATGAGTAAAGATAGCAGAGTGAGAGCTGGAACAGCATCCAGCTgaaaaactgcaataaaagGTTTTTGTATGCTAGAATACACTTGGAGACAGAGTCCTGCAAAgatttttccccttaaaactATTGGGTAGGATAAGGTCTCAAATACAGTAGCAGATCTTAGAGTTCCTCTGAATTTACACAGATGTTGCAGAGACCATTAGAAGTCCTAAGATATGCCACCTATTCCTAGCCAGAGTCATATCCTCTACCACAATACAGTCCACGTTTTGTAGAGCCCACGTAGGCTGTGTTCATGAACAGGTCATCCAGGACAGTCTGCAGGCTCCAAATGACTAGGAGGAGACAAATACCTGATAAAAGCTTCAGTTCCAGATCAGGCTTACTTGGGTAACTCATAttgctttcaaaacagatgTTTACTGACCACAAATACTCGCAATTCATCAAACTATCCAGAACTTCATGAGACAagtctttcttcattttagaaatTTCAGTTGTTTGAACACTGACAGAACTAGCTTTTATGTAATTGCTCAAAACCCACATCACCTAGGAAAACATCCTGCAAGAACTGCTGTGAAATGAGTCATGACAAATGGCTTGTGCCAAATATATGCAGATGCAGTTGGTAAAACACAAACTTATTCCAACAGCAGAACACAAGCACCATGCAATACAACAGATTCCCAAGTGCTAATAACCAGATAAAGAATGATATTTTGAGACAGAATTGGCATCTACAAGTGATGCCAAGTTACAAGCCAGAGTTGTTTAGAAAGAGGTATGCATCAGCAAGAATCTTCACTGGTTTGCTTTACCAGAACTTCTTGTCATGGTTTGCTCCAGCTTGTAGTAGATTAATCTGGTTTATATGCACTGTAAATATGGGTCAATCATAAGCAGACTACCAAAAGAGAAATCCTAGAGACAGGTAGCAGAGGCAGGTtagaaaaagcactgaaagaatTTAGTAATACTACCAAGTATAGTAACTTGCATTTTCCCTTTAGGCTGTGTAAGGTTTGACTCTTAGAATACACCATATTCTAAGATTCAGGACAGCAGATAAGATATTCTATATTTATGTCATATCTTATCAAGTGTTTCTGAGCAGAAGAGGTTTGGAAGAA
This Buteo buteo chromosome 12, bButBut1.hap1.1, whole genome shotgun sequence DNA region includes the following protein-coding sequences:
- the GINS4 gene encoding DNA replication complex GINS protein SLD5, with the protein product MRGGPQLLAGGCGGMAAASGEGTEGDSDGGGEELVLTPAQLIRSLEQAWLNEKFAPELLESKPEIIECVVEQLDHMEANLKRAKRGDLKVSIHRMEIERIRYVLSSYLRCRLVKIEKFFPHVLEKEKSRAEGDPSILSPEEFAFAKEYMANTETYLRNVALKHMPPNLQKVSLLKSVPKPNLDSFVFLRVLERQENILVEPETDEQREYTIDLEEDSQHLIRYKTIAPLVASGAVQLI